One Methanobacteriaceae archaeon genomic region harbors:
- a CDS encoding DUF6282 family protein, whose protein sequence is MKKLEKTSLIQEKISKINDSISLKGFIDTHIHTSPDIKPRILNDLEVAYQAKAEGMDAIVIKCHVESTSGRALIAENSINIDVFGGICLNKSLGGFNPDAVDVAAHMGGKFVWFPTISLMEMVNDLKYNNNNNNNNNNNISSPSEKSNFKIFNPDCNESIESILNIIAQNDMVLGTGHLNPLEILELIDGAKSCGVKRILINHPLTGVVGATMEEQKEMAKYAFLEHCFVACMPLHDNLNPDIIAETIDYIGPKKCILATDFGQKHNLTPTIGFKFFIKSMMDRGISEKHINIMCSLNPRDLIY, encoded by the coding sequence ATGAAGAAATTAGAAAAAACATCTCTAATTCAAGAGAAAATATCCAAAATAAATGATTCAATAAGTCTTAAAGGATTCATTGACACGCATATCCATACTTCTCCAGATATTAAACCCCGCATACTAAATGACCTGGAGGTGGCCTATCAAGCAAAAGCGGAAGGTATGGATGCAATAGTTATAAAGTGCCATGTTGAATCAACTTCCGGAAGGGCCTTAATTGCCGAAAATTCAATTAATATCGATGTTTTCGGAGGGATATGTCTTAATAAAAGTTTAGGTGGCTTCAATCCGGACGCGGTTGATGTGGCTGCTCATATGGGTGGTAAATTCGTATGGTTTCCAACTATATCATTAATGGAAATGGTAAATGATTTAAAATATAATAATAATAATAATAATAATAATAATAATAATATTTCTTCTCCTTCAGAAAAATCTAATTTTAAAATTTTTAATCCAGATTGCAATGAATCAATAGAATCTATTTTAAATATAATTGCTCAAAACGATATGGTGCTGGGCACGGGCCATTTAAACCCCTTAGAAATACTTGAACTTATTGATGGTGCTAAATCATGTGGTGTGAAACGCATATTGATTAATCATCCGTTAACTGGGGTAGTTGGGGCTACTATGGAAGAACAAAAAGAAATGGCAAAATATGCTTTTTTAGAACATTGCTTTGTAGCATGTATGCCCTTGCATGATAATTTGAATCCAGATATTATTGCTGAGACAATTGATTATATAGGACCCAAAAAATGTATCCTGGCCACGGACTTTGGCCAAAAACATAACTTAACACCGACTATTGGATTTAAATTTTTTATTAAGTCTATGATGGATAGGGGGATTAGTGAAAAACATATAAATATTATGTGTTCCTTAAATCCTAGAGATTTAATATATTAA
- a CDS encoding FumA C-terminus/TtdB family hydratase beta subunit, whose amino-acid sequence METILDTPLSKEIIDDLKAGDVVYLSGTIFTARDRAHNRIIQVGAPYDLEGSVIFHAGPIIKMNDTLEKSDNDLDMPNAKMIAVGPTTSTRMNPFQSEVIDMGVKAIVGKGGMDENTSKALIRNKAVYLAAVGGCAALYVNAIKKIKNVFWLDLGVPEAIWELEVEKFGPLVVAMDSKGTNLYEEIRKNISNSRENIQNK is encoded by the coding sequence ATGGAAACTATACTTGATACTCCTTTATCTAAAGAAATAATAGATGATTTAAAAGCAGGTGATGTTGTTTATTTATCGGGAACTATTTTTACTGCCCGGGATAGAGCACATAATCGCATAATTCAAGTGGGTGCTCCTTATGATTTAGAGGGCTCTGTGATATTTCATGCAGGACCTATAATAAAAATGAATGATACCCTCGAAAAATCAGATAATGATTTAGATATGCCTAATGCTAAAATGATCGCGGTTGGCCCTACTACCAGTACCAGGATGAATCCTTTCCAATCTGAGGTTATTGATATGGGTGTAAAGGCCATAGTTGGAAAAGGTGGTATGGATGAAAATACTTCTAAGGCATTAATTCGAAATAAAGCGGTTTATTTAGCAGCAGTAGGTGGATGTGCTGCTCTTTATGTTAATGCCATAAAAAAAATAAAAAATGTTTTTTGGCTAGATCTGGGAGTTCCAGAGGCGATATGGGAACTAGAAGTGGAAAAATTTGGCCCGTTGGTAGTTGCTATGGATTCTAAAGGTACTAATTTATATGAAGAAATTAGAAAAAACATCTCTAATTCAAGAGAAAATATCCAAAATAAATGA